A genomic stretch from Malus domestica chromosome 15, GDT2T_hap1 includes:
- the LOC139192281 gene encoding large ribosomal subunit protein uL24z-like: MPVRKDDEVQVVRGTYKGREGKVVQVYRRKLVIHIERITREKVNGSTVNVGINPSKVVITKLRLDKDRKSLLDRKAKGRAAADKDKGTKFTAEDIMQNVD, translated from the coding sequence ATGCCGGTGCGCAAGGACGACGAGGTCCAGGTCGTGCGTGGGACCTATAAGGGCCGCGAAGGCAAGGTTGTCCAGGTGTACCGCCGGAAGTTGGTCATCCACATCGAGCGGATCACCCGAGAGAAGGTGAACGGGTCAACCGTCAATGTCGGCATCAACCCCTCCAAGGTCGTCATCACCAAGCTCCGCCTCGACAAGGACCGCAAGTCTCTGCTGGACCGCAAGGCCAAGGGCCGCGCCGCCGCTGACAAGGACAAAGGCACCAAGTTCACCGCAGAGGATATCATGCAAAACGTCGATTGA